From the Brassica napus cultivar Da-Ae chromosome A8, Da-Ae, whole genome shotgun sequence genome, one window contains:
- the LOC106359482 gene encoding uncharacterized protein LOC106359482 translates to MDQNEPISKKLWNIVRFLLYMIRKGVSKHKLIADFNATLKRGKNLMFHHRRRVPAADTSSSAAANAPQRQEYEFSCSNTPNYSFPFPNIGFMKKKSHNNLFACGQTPQTLDDDAAAARAVLELINGVGDKGNVTPAYLSAALSPYFPGFGRTPLVRPLRVTDSPFPLTPENGDVANGHVDQAADDFIKKFYKNLNQQKKMIEFS, encoded by the coding sequence ATGGATCAAAACGAACCAATAAGCAAGAAGCTATGGAACATCGTACGTTTTCTCTTGTACATGATCCGTAAAGGCGTCTCAAAACACAAACTCATCGCTGACTTCAACGCCACTCTAAAACGCGGCAAGAACCTCATGTTCCACCACCGTCGCCGTGTCCCAGCCGCCGACACTTCCTCGTCGGCCGCCGCAAACGCACCTCAACGACAAGAATACGAGTTTAGCTGCAGCAATACTCCAAACTACTCTTTCCCCTTTCCCAATATTGGTTTCATGAAGAAAAAGAGCCACAATAATCTCTTCGCGTGTGGTCAAACGCCTCAGACGCTAGACGACGACGCTGCCGCAGCTAGAGCAGTTCTTGAGCTTATTAACGGCGTTGGTGACAAAGGAAACGTTACTCCCGCATATTTGTCGGCGGCTTTGTCTCCTTACTTTCCAGGGTTTGGTCGGACTCCTTTGGTGAGGCCGTTGAGAGTAACGGACTCACCGTTTCCGTTAACACCGGAAAATGGTGACGTGGCTAACGGACACGTGGACCAAGCGGCTGATGATTTCATAAAGAAGTTTTATAAGAACTTGAATCAGCAGAAAAAAATGATTGAGTTCAGCTAA